In uncultured Bacteroides sp., one genomic interval encodes:
- a CDS encoding RagB/SusD family nutrient uptake outer membrane protein has translation MKKIIFALLASGALLFSGCENDFDAKIYGSLSTTNFPSSKADYENYMMDCYIPFCINWGYSFSSWQEGFYVAEGGTIRMFDSTSDLCAPWTISTWGGDWQRMTQGQFDDLKYVSRATGNSPSHFEKVRDVTRMTKVIATLQNAPSSVLSDEKKKEFIGEARLCRGMVMYYLLHFYGPVPVILDDNYIGDADAEANLVRPSLEDMTKYITDDLEYAAENCPETQSEKGRYTADYARFCLMRHYLNEGAHMSGYYQNAYDMFSKFTGSYSLYKSGTNPYADQFKIANKFNSEVIMAVSCNSNATGNGNEGNFNPLSWYVVPGNATKYDGDGKATPFVYQGGGWGQCFNIDPKFYATFESGDLRAQTILTSFYSNNYGLVKPSDIGDKWNGYVINKYPVETATSFQGTDFPLARWADVLLMYAEADVRLKNAVSSSAISCVNQVRNRAGLPNLTTDKTSSPSAYLDALLTERGHELMYEGGRKVDLIRFNKYNTIMTAFGRTPSSQYFPLPNYAVEQAEKSGFTLTQYFTRTDYDGSAK, from the coding sequence ATGAAAAAGATAATATTTGCTTTACTGGCATCAGGAGCTTTGCTCTTTTCCGGTTGTGAAAATGACTTTGATGCAAAAATCTATGGTTCTCTGTCTACGACAAATTTCCCTTCATCCAAAGCTGACTATGAAAATTATATGATGGATTGTTATATCCCATTCTGTATTAATTGGGGATATTCTTTCTCTTCCTGGCAGGAAGGATTTTATGTGGCAGAAGGAGGTACTATCCGTATGTTCGATTCTACTTCCGATTTATGCGCTCCCTGGACTATCTCAACATGGGGTGGTGACTGGCAGCGTATGACACAAGGACAGTTTGACGATCTTAAATATGTAAGTCGTGCAACTGGCAACTCTCCTTCTCATTTCGAAAAAGTACGTGATGTAACTCGTATGACAAAAGTGATAGCTACACTGCAAAATGCTCCTTCCAGTGTTTTAAGTGATGAAAAGAAAAAAGAATTTATTGGTGAAGCTCGTTTATGCCGAGGTATGGTTATGTATTACCTGCTTCATTTTTACGGACCTGTACCTGTTATATTGGATGATAATTATATTGGCGATGCAGATGCAGAGGCTAACTTAGTTCGCCCTTCATTGGAGGATATGACTAAGTATATCACTGACGATCTGGAATATGCAGCAGAAAATTGTCCCGAAACGCAGTCGGAAAAAGGACGCTATACTGCAGATTATGCTCGTTTCTGCCTTATGCGTCATTATCTGAATGAAGGTGCTCACATGTCCGGTTATTACCAAAATGCTTATGATATGTTCAGTAAGTTCACCGGTAGCTATTCATTATATAAGAGTGGAACCAACCCTTATGCCGATCAATTTAAAATTGCAAACAAGTTTAATAGTGAGGTCATCATGGCTGTTTCTTGTAATAGCAATGCTACAGGTAATGGAAATGAAGGAAACTTTAATCCTCTTTCCTGGTATGTTGTTCCTGGTAATGCAACTAAATATGATGGCGATGGAAAAGCTACTCCATTTGTTTATCAAGGAGGGGGTTGGGGACAGTGCTTTAATATTGATCCAAAATTTTATGCAACATTTGAATCTGGAGACTTAAGAGCACAAACAATTTTGACTTCTTTCTACAGTAACAATTATGGTCTGGTAAAACCTTCCGATATTGGTGATAAATGGAATGGCTATGTTATTAATAAATATCCTGTTGAAACTGCAACTTCATTCCAGGGAACAGATTTCCCATTGGCTCGTTGGGCAGATGTTCTTTTAATGTATGCCGAAGCTGACGTTCGTTTGAAGAACGCAGTTTCTTCTTCAGCAATCAGTTGTGTAAATCAGGTTCGTAATCGTGCAGGATTACCAAATCTGACTACCGACAAAACATCTTCACCAAGTGCATACCTGGATGCTCTGCTTACAGAACGTGGACATGAACTGATGTATGAAGGTGGACGAAAAGTAGATTTGATTCGTTTCAACAAGTATAATACAATAATGACAGCTTTTGGACGCACTCCGTCTAGTCAGTATTTCCCGTTACCGAACTATGCTGTTGAACAGGCAGAAAAATCAGGATTTACATTAACTCAGTATTTTACTCGTACTGATTATGATGGATCTGCTAAATAA
- a CDS encoding glycoside hydrolase family 2 TIM barrel-domain containing protein gives MKRLLTILFVLFLISIQSETVTAQNLFNKGWKFFRCDSLTSSVKEQFFSNTFDDSAWESVTIPHTPRIEPLVVNNQWQGDCLYRKTFQLPESNRGKILFIKFDAAMNAAEVWINGEKVGSHLGGYLPFSIDITSKVRFGALNTIAVKLDNRDNAVTGPKPLKLLDFNTYGGIYRNVSLIVKSPVYITDANYENETAGGGVFFHASNISSANAIIHTKTHVRNQSGKKVKVKVYYSLYNNKNTKVATFQSAQKTILSGESNYYESDAKIVSPALWSPDSPSLYTLHVTILADNKKVDEEQIKVGIRDIKITNEGCWINSKKTFLRGVNRHQEYPYIGYALSDNAQYRDAYIIKQSGFDYVRCSHYPPSPAFLNACDELGIVVLDAVLGWQYFGDEAFAQHVLNSSRQLIRRDRNHPSVLAWELSINEAPMPESFMKQAQQIAKEEYPYGNSYSAGWINKVYDIYIEARQHRHGEDKLKPLIVSEYGDWEYYAQNAGFNQESWGDLKSEERNSRQPRDAGEIRLLQQARNVQEAHNDNLSTHAFADGYWAMFDYNRGYSNDLEYSGAMDIFRLPKYASYFFQSQRSAQGEGCFSKPMIFIASEWMPGVSKNVRVYSNCDEVELYVDGKLLEKRKPDTDLLSSNLKHPPFTFNVSCLKPGKLEAIGYIKNKKVTSQIVQTAGNADHLALSCNISGREPQADCNDVIFIYATVQDNQGFTVSNSKIPVSFSVEGDADIIGNTQPIAEAGIATILLRVGEKKESIKIKAYSDKLQSTELLIKPE, from the coding sequence ATGAAAAGGCTCCTTACTATATTGTTTGTTCTCTTTTTAATAAGCATTCAATCGGAAACTGTTACAGCTCAAAATCTATTCAATAAAGGATGGAAATTCTTTCGTTGTGATTCACTTACTTCATCTGTAAAAGAACAGTTCTTTTCAAATACGTTTGATGATTCTGCATGGGAATCAGTAACTATTCCTCATACTCCCCGTATTGAGCCGTTAGTTGTGAATAATCAGTGGCAGGGAGATTGTCTGTATCGTAAAACATTTCAGTTGCCTGAAAGCAATCGGGGAAAAATTCTGTTTATAAAGTTTGATGCTGCAATGAATGCTGCAGAAGTGTGGATAAACGGAGAGAAAGTAGGAAGTCATTTGGGGGGATATCTGCCATTTAGTATAGATATAACTTCAAAAGTTCGTTTCGGTGCACTAAACACAATTGCTGTAAAGCTTGACAACAGAGACAATGCTGTAACTGGTCCGAAACCATTAAAACTTCTCGATTTTAATACCTATGGAGGTATCTACAGGAATGTAAGTCTGATAGTAAAATCTCCAGTCTATATCACTGATGCAAATTATGAAAATGAAACAGCCGGAGGAGGAGTCTTTTTTCATGCATCAAATATTTCATCTGCTAATGCCATAATACACACAAAAACACACGTCAGAAATCAATCTGGGAAAAAGGTAAAAGTAAAGGTTTACTATTCACTATATAATAATAAAAATACTAAAGTTGCCACTTTTCAATCTGCACAGAAAACTATTCTGTCAGGAGAAAGCAATTATTATGAATCGGACGCTAAAATAGTATCACCTGCGCTTTGGTCGCCCGATTCTCCATCGCTATATACTTTGCATGTGACCATTTTGGCTGATAATAAGAAAGTAGACGAAGAACAAATAAAAGTTGGAATACGAGATATTAAGATAACTAACGAAGGTTGCTGGATAAACAGTAAGAAAACGTTTCTTCGGGGAGTCAATCGCCATCAGGAATATCCCTATATAGGATATGCACTTTCTGATAATGCTCAGTACAGAGATGCTTATATTATTAAGCAAAGTGGCTTCGACTATGTTCGTTGTTCGCATTACCCACCTTCACCGGCTTTTCTTAATGCTTGCGATGAATTGGGAATCGTTGTTCTTGATGCGGTTCTTGGTTGGCAATATTTTGGTGATGAGGCTTTTGCACAACATGTGCTCAATTCTTCAAGGCAGTTAATTCGCCGAGACCGTAATCATCCTTCAGTTCTGGCCTGGGAACTATCTATCAATGAGGCTCCAATGCCTGAATCATTTATGAAGCAGGCACAGCAGATAGCAAAAGAAGAGTATCCTTATGGAAATTCTTATTCTGCAGGATGGATAAATAAAGTATATGATATTTATATTGAAGCCCGCCAACATCGTCATGGCGAAGACAAATTAAAGCCTCTTATTGTTTCAGAATACGGCGATTGGGAATACTATGCACAGAATGCCGGATTTAATCAGGAAAGTTGGGGTGACTTAAAAAGTGAAGAAAGAAATAGTCGCCAACCTCGTGATGCCGGAGAAATAAGATTATTACAACAAGCAAGAAATGTACAGGAAGCACATAACGACAATCTTTCCACACATGCCTTTGCCGATGGTTATTGGGCTATGTTTGATTATAACAGAGGATATAGTAATGATCTGGAATATTCGGGTGCTATGGATATTTTCAGACTTCCTAAATATGCATCATACTTTTTTCAAAGTCAGCGTTCAGCGCAGGGGGAGGGATGTTTCTCAAAACCAATGATTTTTATTGCTTCAGAATGGATGCCGGGTGTCTCAAAAAACGTGAGAGTATATAGCAATTGTGATGAGGTAGAGCTATATGTAGATGGTAAATTGCTTGAAAAACGTAAACCAGATACAGATTTATTGTCCTCAAACCTGAAGCATCCACCATTTACTTTTAATGTAAGTTGTTTAAAACCAGGTAAACTGGAAGCCATTGGCTATATAAAAAATAAGAAAGTTACCAGTCAGATTGTTCAAACAGCAGGGAATGCAGATCATTTAGCTCTTTCATGCAATATTTCAGGACGCGAACCTCAGGCAGACTGCAATGATGTGATATTTATTTATGCCACTGTACAAGATAATCAGGGATTCACCGTTTCTAATTCTAAGATTCCTGTCTCTTTTTCTGTTGAAGGAGATGCTGATATTATAGGAAATACCCAACCTATAGCAGAAGCAGGTATTGCTACTATTCTGCTTCGTGTAGGCGAAAAAAAGGAAAGTATAAAGATAAAAGCATATTCTGATAAGTTGCAATCTACAGAATTACTGATAAAACCAGAATAA
- a CDS encoding cellulase family glycosylhydrolase, giving the protein MKIKNLFIVLLLSSINIYAQKSLYYVDGSGVLRERSGNKEVAFAGVNYTLPFAHAYRMHKKLDVDLKAAIDKDVYHFARLGFNAFRLHVWDVEISDADGNLLDNEHLNLFDYLLSKLKERNIKIVLTPLAYWGNGYPEMDEKLPGFSSKGDKCDMTRNETAIKAQERYLHQFMNHVNPYTGKAIKADPDIVGIEINNEPCHATSQKEAKAYVNRMANAICSTGCDKPVFYNITQNTDHTQAILDSKIDGCTFQWYPTGLVSGHTRQGNFLPAVDRYTIPFDKNKSFKNKCRIIYEFDAADVAAPYIYPAIARSFRSAGFQWVTQFAYDPLEMAWANTEYQTHYMNLAYAPQKAISYKIAAEAVRSIPRFASFGSYPADTIFGDFRVSYKESLSELNSSDKFFYSNNTNAIPKDISFLKEVAGCGTSSVVSYQGTGAYFLDKLSDGVWRLEVMPDNIWTSDPFAKTSMKKEVSTIHWREWPMTISLPDLGDSFSFIAINDGNSRKGNAQQSTITTYPGVYLLKRQGVSDSKWSAESIYKQIRLKEFVAPAERVKSFTVLHKPAIAIDENSAYKIDATVVGPAIPDSVMLYVHHKGEGWWRNHPLRMNSSDGYEYETVVPAERIGEGTLSYVITVYKGSKSYSYPANCEGNPSDWDYYAVNEWTTLVQKPDKFITLFDAKEDFNALETYYIDGKQYQKKEVVGEYPGEHFISIKIDEPSTEGNLLLRQYVKDKIDGRRHKLADCKYLAIQLNNIEGVDSLKFGLISDQGLTYKTAVNVSGGKQILRIPVAQLSLGETMIQPEGYPSFLPDTFQSKSNIPLNIQNIEFFEIMTGKHAMKKDFNIQLMSVWIE; this is encoded by the coding sequence ATGAAAATAAAGAATCTGTTCATTGTTTTATTATTGAGTAGCATCAACATATACGCTCAAAAGAGTTTGTACTATGTAGATGGAAGTGGAGTTTTGCGTGAACGTTCCGGCAATAAGGAAGTAGCTTTTGCCGGAGTGAATTACACTTTGCCTTTTGCACACGCTTACCGTATGCATAAAAAATTGGATGTTGACTTAAAAGCTGCCATTGATAAAGATGTGTATCATTTTGCCAGATTAGGCTTCAATGCCTTCAGATTACATGTGTGGGATGTGGAGATATCCGATGCCGATGGAAATCTTCTGGATAATGAACATCTCAACCTGTTCGACTATTTACTTAGTAAGCTAAAGGAACGAAATATCAAAATAGTGCTTACTCCTTTAGCCTATTGGGGCAATGGATATCCGGAAATGGATGAGAAGTTACCAGGATTTTCTTCAAAAGGCGATAAATGTGATATGACTCGCAATGAAACAGCGATAAAAGCTCAGGAACGCTATCTGCATCAGTTTATGAACCACGTGAATCCTTATACAGGAAAGGCTATAAAAGCCGATCCGGATATTGTGGGAATTGAAATCAATAATGAGCCTTGCCATGCTACAAGTCAGAAAGAGGCAAAAGCTTACGTAAACAGGATGGCAAATGCTATTTGTAGTACCGGATGTGATAAACCTGTATTCTATAATATTACCCAAAATACCGACCATACACAAGCTATTCTTGATTCAAAGATTGATGGATGCACTTTCCAGTGGTATCCCACCGGACTGGTATCAGGGCATACTCGTCAGGGTAATTTTCTTCCTGCGGTAGATCGCTATACAATACCTTTTGACAAGAACAAAAGCTTTAAAAATAAGTGTCGTATTATTTACGAGTTCGATGCGGCTGATGTTGCAGCGCCTTACATATATCCGGCCATTGCAAGATCATTCCGTAGTGCAGGTTTTCAATGGGTAACCCAGTTTGCTTATGATCCTCTTGAAATGGCATGGGCAAATACAGAGTACCAAACTCACTACATGAATCTTGCGTATGCTCCACAAAAAGCTATCAGCTATAAAATTGCAGCTGAGGCTGTTCGGAGTATACCGCGGTTTGCTTCTTTCGGAAGTTATCCGGCCGATACTATTTTCGGAGATTTCAGGGTGAGCTATAAAGAAAGTCTGAGTGAACTAAACTCTTCCGATAAGTTTTTCTATTCAAACAATACCAATGCTATTCCGAAGGATATCAGTTTCTTGAAAGAAGTTGCAGGATGTGGAACATCATCCGTTGTTTCTTATCAGGGAACAGGAGCCTATTTCCTTGATAAACTATCCGATGGAGTATGGCGACTGGAAGTAATGCCTGATAATATCTGGACATCAGATCCTTTTGCCAAAACATCCATGAAAAAGGAGGTTTCCACTATTCACTGGAGAGAGTGGCCAATGACAATTTCTCTTCCCGATCTAGGCGATTCCTTCTCTTTCATAGCCATTAACGACGGTAATTCACGCAAGGGCAATGCACAGCAATCCACAATTACTACTTATCCGGGCGTTTATTTACTCAAAAGACAAGGAGTATCTGATAGTAAATGGTCAGCTGAATCAATCTATAAGCAAATTCGTCTGAAAGAATTTGTGGCACCGGCGGAGAGAGTCAAATCGTTTACTGTGCTTCATAAACCAGCAATTGCTATTGACGAAAATAGTGCTTATAAAATAGATGCAACAGTTGTTGGTCCTGCCATCCCCGATTCGGTTATGCTATATGTCCATCACAAAGGTGAAGGATGGTGGCGCAATCATCCTTTGAGAATGAATAGTTCCGATGGATATGAATATGAAACTGTTGTTCCTGCAGAAAGGATAGGGGAGGGAACACTATCTTATGTGATAACCGTTTATAAAGGATCAAAAAGTTACAGCTATCCGGCTAATTGCGAAGGTAATCCTTCTGACTGGGATTACTATGCAGTAAACGAATGGACTACATTAGTACAGAAACCAGATAAGTTTATAACTCTTTTCGATGCAAAAGAAGATTTCAATGCGTTGGAGACTTATTACATAGATGGTAAGCAATATCAGAAAAAAGAAGTGGTAGGGGAGTATCCCGGTGAACATTTCATCAGCATAAAGATTGATGAGCCATCGACTGAAGGCAATTTGTTGCTTCGCCAGTACGTGAAAGATAAAATAGACGGCAGGCGCCATAAGTTGGCCGACTGCAAATATCTGGCTATTCAGTTAAATAACATTGAAGGAGTAGACTCGTTAAAGTTTGGTCTGATTTCAGATCAGGGACTAACTTACAAAACAGCCGTCAACGTATCTGGTGGCAAGCAAATATTACGTATACCGGTTGCACAGCTTTCATTAGGTGAAACCATGATTCAACCGGAAGGATATCCTTCATTTCTTCCCGATACTTTTCAATCCAAAAGCAACATACCATTAAATATTCAGAATATTGAATTCTTTGAAATAATGACAGGGAAACATGCTATGAAGAAAGATTTTAATATACAGCTAATGAGTGTTTGGATTGAATAA